A genome region from Sulfurovum sp. TSL6 includes the following:
- a CDS encoding choice-of-anchor O protein, with product MSPSYRSIKLNMIVGTLLLGSSLQAGLQFSDAEVLSAGGSVTGDGLAFKTKLVRLGDGTLISVYGDANGPDVYDVKDDAVRRARDIYARTCKAEESNGYCASQSDWSDPVNISNTAGQTSISTKWQDTNNNGIMDDDAVPFYGDSDKPNIFRSGSFAVVTWTDKYCPSGDQRSTSYLERGGIQVPFSCVYESHINFKDATPTWSTARLTSAKRDAKQDVNRGLSVGTPALGKWVITWQEDPHGLQLGQAEGPGDGASGAKVTHGTDIWYTYTEDLMNTSFSTPVRLTNNMTGISGGGNFNPVYDNAGNLITALDHGSTGASRANLALVGPEKIAIVSYEETKGSSGLDEGKFVRYHTFPFNTPDTNATGAIISDPTKNTRRVRVIPQSKAGANGLRMGVIWREGTETEGGPADIMARLGFVDSNDPNSTGLRFQDMIPTVDPNAEAIDYAAATQINNTPAYNMSSNTIPWSAIGEPEGAPTNTLGDTTEKNPYEDARAHRAVLRGDDFHVGYTYTKDWAIAKYTDLDNYNFWVRTYNASNDSWTTAKNLSNITDKGFNVKEPRLVGMQGNGPGCKDTTNPTNPEDCQNKSVLLAAWGIESNVYDTIGGSIDGNIYYTRTKDKGLTYLEPSVVDGIGINNRAESQLRATPAGNIIFSVWNEKNNEVGGDYSMFSVSTSQGPTVPVIPEPVTPELATAGGGGGCTYNPHQKGLDMMFLIITSLGFLYLLRRKTDN from the coding sequence ATGAGTCCAAGTTACAGATCTATAAAACTAAATATGATTGTTGGGACATTGTTATTGGGAAGCAGCTTACAAGCAGGCTTACAATTTTCGGATGCTGAAGTACTCTCTGCAGGAGGAAGTGTCACAGGTGATGGTCTGGCGTTTAAAACAAAGCTTGTAAGATTGGGGGATGGGACGTTGATTAGTGTCTATGGGGATGCAAATGGTCCAGATGTCTATGATGTCAAAGATGATGCTGTACGTAGAGCAAGAGATATTTATGCACGTACATGTAAGGCTGAAGAGTCGAATGGGTATTGTGCTTCACAATCAGATTGGAGTGATCCAGTAAATATCTCAAATACAGCAGGACAGACAAGCATCTCTACTAAGTGGCAAGATACGAATAATAATGGTATCATGGATGATGATGCAGTACCTTTTTATGGTGATTCAGATAAACCAAATATCTTCCGTTCAGGTTCATTTGCCGTGGTAACGTGGACTGACAAATACTGTCCAAGTGGAGATCAGCGATCTACCAGTTACTTGGAAAGGGGTGGGATACAGGTGCCTTTCTCCTGTGTGTATGAATCTCATATAAACTTTAAAGATGCTACGCCTACTTGGTCAACGGCACGGCTTACCAGTGCAAAGAGAGATGCCAAACAAGATGTCAATAGAGGGCTGAGTGTAGGAACACCTGCATTAGGTAAATGGGTTATTACCTGGCAGGAGGATCCTCACGGCTTGCAGCTTGGTCAGGCAGAAGGACCTGGAGATGGTGCATCTGGAGCAAAAGTTACACATGGGACTGATATCTGGTACACTTATACAGAAGACCTCATGAATACATCATTCAGCACTCCGGTAAGACTAACCAATAATATGACCGGTATCAGTGGTGGTGGAAATTTCAACCCTGTGTATGATAATGCGGGTAACCTCATCACCGCGCTTGATCATGGCTCTACTGGAGCGTCTCGTGCCAATTTAGCATTGGTTGGACCTGAAAAGATCGCGATCGTAAGCTATGAAGAGACAAAAGGTTCGAGTGGATTGGATGAAGGGAAATTTGTGCGCTACCATACTTTCCCGTTCAATACCCCTGACACCAATGCTACAGGAGCAATTATCAGTGATCCAACCAAAAATACCCGTCGTGTCCGTGTTATACCACAGTCTAAAGCGGGTGCAAATGGTTTAAGAATGGGGGTTATCTGGAGAGAAGGTACAGAAACAGAAGGTGGTCCGGCTGATATCATGGCACGTTTGGGTTTTGTAGATAGTAATGATCCAAACTCAACAGGGTTAAGGTTCCAAGATATGATTCCAACCGTGGATCCAAATGCAGAAGCGATAGATTACGCTGCAGCAACGCAGATCAATAATACTCCTGCATATAACATGAGTAGCAATACCATTCCTTGGAGTGCCATTGGAGAGCCAGAGGGTGCACCAACCAATACACTCGGTGATACCACAGAAAAAAATCCATACGAAGATGCAAGAGCCCATCGTGCAGTACTCCGTGGAGATGATTTCCATGTCGGTTACACGTATACAAAAGATTGGGCAATAGCGAAGTATACTGATTTGGATAACTACAACTTCTGGGTACGTACCTATAATGCAAGTAATGATAGTTGGACAACAGCTAAGAATCTTTCAAACATCACAGACAAGGGATTTAATGTGAAAGAACCTCGTTTAGTTGGAATGCAGGGAAATGGACCAGGTTGTAAGGATACAACTAACCCTACAAATCCAGAAGATTGTCAAAATAAGAGTGTGCTCTTAGCTGCATGGGGTATTGAATCCAATGTCTATGACACTATTGGTGGCTCAATTGATGGTAACATCTACTACACACGTACTAAAGATAAAGGTTTAACATACCTAGAGCCAAGCGTAGTAGATGGGATAGGCATAAATAATAGAGCCGAGTCCCAACTTCGCGCAACACCGGCAGGCAACATTATCTTTTCTGTATGGAATGAGAAGAATAATGAAGTGGGCGGGGACTACTCTATGTTTAGTGTCTCAACATCACAAGGACCTACCGTACCAGTAATACCTGAACCAGTTACACCTGAACTGGCAACAGCTGGAGGAGGTGGAGGTTGTACATACAATCCTCACCAAAAAGGTCTTGATATGATGTTCCTTATCATAACCTCATTAGGTTTCTTATATTTATTAAGAAGAAAGACCGACAACTAA
- a CDS encoding inositol monophosphatase family protein: MNIDTLKQIALEAGKIVKEGYSSHKEVTHKGVVDLVTEFDLKTEAFILDQLQKAFPDHTLVGEESHHGSYHYDKAIYVDPIDGTTNFVHGIPHLAISLGVWEQGKPTLAVVYNPILEELFWAVRGEGAYCNGKRLEVSPQSKLQNALIATGFPYAKVNAGIEYQWVINCMTNLLPHIQDIRRLGAASIDLCYLAQGKVEAFYEIDLKPWDVAAGILIVQEAGGHISNVNNQPFDFDDKSIVASNGKVHQQLLKYLEKI; the protein is encoded by the coding sequence ATGAATATAGATACATTAAAACAGATAGCACTGGAAGCAGGTAAAATCGTAAAAGAAGGCTACTCTTCTCACAAGGAGGTCACCCATAAAGGTGTCGTTGATCTTGTCACCGAATTTGATCTTAAAACCGAAGCTTTTATTCTCGATCAACTCCAAAAAGCATTTCCTGACCATACCCTTGTAGGAGAAGAGAGTCACCACGGAAGCTACCACTATGATAAGGCCATCTACGTTGACCCCATAGATGGTACTACCAACTTCGTTCACGGCATCCCCCATCTTGCGATCTCGCTTGGTGTCTGGGAACAAGGCAAGCCTACACTGGCTGTAGTCTACAACCCTATTTTAGAAGAACTGTTCTGGGCCGTACGTGGAGAGGGTGCGTATTGTAATGGAAAACGACTTGAGGTGAGCCCACAAAGCAAGCTTCAAAATGCACTGATCGCCACAGGGTTCCCTTATGCCAAGGTCAATGCCGGTATTGAGTACCAGTGGGTGATCAACTGTATGACTAACCTGCTTCCACATATTCAGGATATCCGCAGGCTAGGTGCAGCATCTATTGATTTATGCTATCTTGCTCAAGGAAAGGTAGAAGCCTTCTATGAGATTGATCTTAAACCCTGGGATGTGGCTGCAGGGATCTTGATCGTGCAAGAAGCAGGTGGGCATATCAGCAATGTAAACAATCAACCATTTGATTTTGATGATAAAAGTATTGTCGCAAGCAATGGCAAAGTGCATCAACAGTTACTGAAGTATTTAGAGAAAATCTAA
- a CDS encoding paraquat-inducible protein A, with amino-acid sequence MKKKKMMLLLSLLVIIMGYFGLQAYSQAKKYEQSTQTLVMDKEISAQAEYQAKSWAEQFSLGYYENDKRLLREAIIHVQKEHQLEAKRYTFYVMAMLLLILISAFLTELRQFTFFGGLAALVVLTFGLFTPLLTVTIHKEFEYIGDVILSFESKSLLGSVVKLSESGEIAVAFVILLFSILIPLLKTLSLMYVSVVMESKFSHGIVKFFKWVGKWSMLDVFVVATLLVYLTSSGSDVSQAEIQVGLYFFLAYVIVSMLVSLSADRMLQRMKG; translated from the coding sequence ATGAAAAAAAAGAAAATGATGCTGTTATTGTCCCTATTGGTGATCATCATGGGGTATTTTGGACTGCAAGCTTACTCACAGGCAAAGAAGTATGAGCAGAGTACGCAAACACTTGTCATGGATAAAGAGATTTCAGCACAGGCTGAATATCAGGCAAAAAGTTGGGCGGAGCAATTCAGCTTGGGATACTATGAGAATGATAAACGGCTTTTACGAGAAGCAATTATCCATGTACAAAAAGAGCATCAATTAGAAGCAAAGCGTTATACCTTCTATGTGATGGCGATGCTTCTTTTAATTTTGATCAGTGCTTTTTTGACAGAGTTGAGACAGTTCACCTTTTTTGGCGGTTTAGCAGCATTAGTCGTGTTAACTTTTGGTCTCTTTACACCTCTGCTGACAGTGACGATCCATAAAGAGTTTGAGTATATTGGTGATGTCATACTCTCTTTTGAGTCTAAAAGTCTTTTGGGATCTGTTGTGAAATTATCGGAGAGTGGTGAGATTGCGGTAGCCTTTGTGATCCTCCTTTTTTCTATACTTATTCCACTCTTGAAAACGCTCTCTTTAATGTATGTATCGGTTGTGATGGAAAGTAAGTTTTCTCATGGTATCGTAAAGTTTTTCAAATGGGTTGGAAAATGGTCAATGCTGGATGTCTTTGTGGTGGCTACTTTGCTGGTTTATCTCACAAGCAGTGGTTCTGATGTCAGTCAGGCTGAGATACAGGTAGGGCTTTATTTCTTTTTGGCCTATGTGATCGTCTCTATGTTGGTGAGTTTGAGTGCTGATAGGATGTTGCAGAGGATGAAGGGTTAG